A region from the Drosophila mauritiana strain mau12 chromosome 2L, ASM438214v1, whole genome shotgun sequence genome encodes:
- the LOC117142375 gene encoding uncharacterized protein LOC117142375, producing the protein MWKKIVFCVVLVAFVAVPFANSLSCNKCTSPSGCKSPSSETCSNSTANANKNFLEGYHSNVPTVNGSLSFSCANLTYYHAANYTHTFEFLGCVFNETNVCNLALTNTVSGWSRKCVQCGTDYCNPAGTYSSSVYTIVGSAIAVLLAKVLS; encoded by the exons ATGTGGAAGAAAATAGTTTTCTGTGTGGTGCTTGTGGCCTTTGTGGCAGTGCCGTTCG cCAACTCACTGAGCTGCAACAAGTGCACCTCGCCGTCTGGATGCAAAAGTCCCTCCTCCGAAACTTGCTCCAATTCGACGGCCAATGCCAATAAGAATTTTCTGGAAGGATACCATAGTAATGTGCCCACCGTCAATGGCAGTCTGAGTTTTTCCTGTGCCAATCTCACTTACTACCATGCAGCAA ACTACACTCACACCTTTGAGTTCCTGGGCTGCGTCTTCAACGAGACAAATGTCTGCAATCTTGCCCTGACCAACACCGTGAGTGGATGGAGCAGGAAGTGCGTCCAGTGCGGCACCGACTACTGCAATCCAGCTGGAACCTACAGCAGCAGTGTCTATACAATCGTGGGATCCGCCATTGCCGTGCTTTTGGCCAAGGTTCTAAGCTAA
- the LOC117150808 gene encoding CCR4-NOT transcription complex subunit 9, which yields MSEEPIPVMSPQRQAEREKLYQLIIELAYPATREVALLELSKKNDPDLAPMLWNSFGTSYTLLQEVVNVYPFISNPILNANQSNRVCYALTLLQCVAAHPGTRPAFLRGQIPVYVYPFISTTFKSKPFVQLRLNSLGVIGALAETDDTEAISFLLTSEVVPLCLSNMLKGSKLTKSAAILILEKILLNKTGLTYICETHDRFSRVAITLGKMTIRMMKYPWFRVLKHVVRCYLLLTENELARSALRVCLPDQLRDGTFSSAMQHDTCTKQWLKTLLKNLEPRAPAVMLQVVESPQGS from the coding sequence ATGAGTGAGGAACCAATTCCGGTAATGAGCCCCCAGCGGCAGGCCGAGCGGGAGAAGTTGTACCAGTTGATCATCGAGCTGGCCTATCCTGCCACGCGGGAGGTCGCTCTGCTGGAGCTGAGCAAGAAGAACGATCCGGACCTGGCCCCCATGCTGTGGAACAGCTTCGGGACCAGCTACACCCTGCTGCAGGAGGTCGTCAACGTATACCCTTTTATATCGAATCCAATATTGAATGCCAACCAGTCGAACCGCGTGTGCTACGCCCTGACGTTGCTGCAGTGCGTCGCCGCGCACCCGGGTACTCGCCCGGCCTTCCTGCGGGGCCAGATACCGGTGTACGTGTACCCCTTCATCTCGACCACGTTCAAGAGCAAGCCCTTCGTGCAGCTGCGCCTGAACAGTCTGGGCGTGATTGGTGCTCTGGCCGAGACCGACGACACGGAGGCCATCAGCTTTTTGCTGACCTCCGAGGTCGTGCCTCTCTGCCTGAGCAACATGCTCAAGGGATCGAAGCTGACCAAGTCTGCGGCCATCTTAATCCTTGAGAAGATACTGCTCAATAAGACGGGTCTAACGTACATCTGCGAGACCCACGATCGCTTCTCGCGGGTGGCCATCACCCTGGGCAAAATGACCATCCGAATGATGAAATATCCATGGTTCCGGGTGCTGAAGCATGTGGTGCGCTGCTATCTACTACTTACGGAAAATGAGCTCGCTCGCAGTGCACTGCGGGTGTGTCTGCCCGATCAGCTGCGTGACGGCACCTTTTCGTCGGCCATGCAACACGACACGTGCACCAAGCAGTGGCTGAAGACGCTGCTCAAGAACCTGGAGCCAAGGGCTCCTGCTGTTATGCTGCAGGTCGTCGAGTCGCCACAGGGCTCCTAG
- the LOC117144571 gene encoding mitochondrial 2-oxodicarboxylate carrier, whose product MATPSEETVHSLAYWQFLAGGLSGFIEIICFHPLDVVKTRMQIQGAHPFGGEVVYTCPLDAIVKIYRYEGLFSLWKGIVPPICVETPKRGGKFLMYESFKPYFQFGAPKPTPLTHAMAGSMAAILESFIVNPFEVVKITQQAHREKHLKTLSVVKYIIKHDGYGIKGLYRGITALVARNAVFHFGFFGFYNALKDIVPSPEDKTYNILRKIIIAGLASSLACVMSVTLDMAKCRIQGPQPVKGEVKYQWTISTIKTTFKEEGFRSLFKGLGAMILRVGPGGAMLLVTYEYLFEFLKSQHI is encoded by the coding sequence ATGGCGACCCCTTCTGAAGAGACGGTTCATTCACTGGCGTATTGGCAATTTTTGGCTGGCGGGTTGTCGGGCTTCATCGAGATTATCTGCTTTCATCCCCTCGATGTGGTTAAGACCCGGATGCAGATACAGGGTGCCCATCCATTTGGCGGCGAGGTTGTTTACACCTGTCCTCTGGATGCCATCGTCAAAATATATCGCTACGAGGGGTTGTTTTCCCTGTGGAAAGGTATTGTGCCCCCGATCTGCGTGGAAACTCCAAAGAGGGGCGGCAAGTTTTTGATGTACGAGAGCTTTAAGCCCTACTTCCAGTTTGGAGCCCCTAAACCAACTCCGCTGACCCACGCCATGGCCGGTTCGATGGCCGCAATTCTGGAGTCCTTTATCGTCAATCCCTTTGAGGTAGTCAAGATCACTCAGCAGGCTCATCGGGAGAAGCACCTGAAAACACTGTCGGTCGTTAAGTACATCATCAAGCATGATGGCTATGGCATCAAGGGGTTGTATCGGGGTATCACTGCACTAGTGGCTCGAAATGCCGTCTTTCACTTTGGATTCTTTGGTTTTTACAATGCGCTCAAAGACATTGTTCCAAGCCCGGAGGATAAGACATATAACATTCTGCGAAAGATCATCATAGCTGGGTTAGCCAGTTCCCTGGCTTGCGTGATGAGTGTTACGTTGGATATGGCCAAGTGCAGGATTCAAGGACCCCAGCCAGTGAAGGGCGAGGTGAAGTACCAGTGGACCATAAGCACGATTAAAACAACCTTCAAGGAGGAGGGGTTTCGATCGTTGTTCAAGGGTCTGGGGGCGATGATCCTGCGTGTCGGCCCTGGTGGGGCCATGCTCCTGGTGACCTACGAGTATTTATTTGAGTTCCTTAAAAGCCAacatatttga
- the LOC117150809 gene encoding uncharacterized protein LOC117150809, protein MYRKALIVSVLVAFVCVQIADSLVCYTCVTPKDCKSPKKVTCTNAAANETSHYLGVYHQNVRNLTSTRFDCLALKYNYNNDVVHQLHGCVHPSVGACSLALKPNYAHYNKTWCLTCSGNKCNKNPAGKMSSSNIAIAASVLGLLLVKMYA, encoded by the exons ATGTATAGGAAAGCTTTAATAGTCAGCGTACTTGTggcctttgtgtgtgtgcaaatcG CTGATTCCCTGGTGTGTTACACCTGCGTAACGCCAAAGGACTGCAAGAGTCCCAAGAAAGTCACCTGCACGAATGCGGCTGCGAATGAGACTAGTCACTACCTGGGTGTCTATCATCAGAATGTTCGCAATCTAACCAGCACGCGATTCGATTGCCTGGCTCTGAAGTACAACTACA ATAACGATGTCGTCCATCAGCTCCATGGCTGCGTGCATCCAAGTGTTGGAGCCTGCAGCTTAGCCCTTAAGCCGAACTATGCTCACTACAATAAGACATGGTGTCTCACCTGTTCGGGCAACAAGTGCAACAAGAATCCGGCCGGAAAGatgagcagcagcaatatCGCCATCGCGGCCAGCGTTCTGGGTCTCTTGCTGGTCAAGATGTATGCCTAG